CCATGGAGCACAACATCATGGGTACGCCAACGATTTTAATAAACAACCGCGTTGAATTCATAGGCGTGCCGAACTTTGCTGAATTTGAGAGAAGGGTCAGGCAATATCTTTCCACATAAACTTTAAAAATCGCCCTCTTTAATTTCTCCCATGTTTTTGTATGAAAAAAATTTTGAGCTGCAGAAAGTGAAAGCCCTCGAAAGCCTGGAGGAAGCTCTTGAAAAAGATCTGGTGGACAAGGACATCATTCCCCTTTTAGAGAAGATCAACTCCTTCGAAAACTACTTCACAACTTCCAGCTGCTCCGGCAGAATAAGTGTGATGCAAATCCCGGATTTTGGGGACAAGGTTAACGCAGTATGGCTAGGCAAGTGGCACAGGGAAGTGGGATTGGAAGAGGTGCTTGAAGCCATAGGGAAGCACAGCGAAGGCATGCTCTGGTTCATGCTTCACAGCCCGATACTCCACGTTTCTGCAAAGACCCTAAAAGATGCCGTGGAACTGCTCAACTTAGCTATCTCCTGCGGCTTCAAGCATTCAAACATCAAAAGCATAAGTCACAAAAAACTCGTGGTGGAGATTCGCTCAACCGAGAGAATGGACGTTCCCATAGGTAGAGATGGAGAATTCTGGGTAAGTGAAGATTATCTTAGGAGGATAGTTGAAATTGCAAATCTTCAGCTCAGAAGAGCCAAGGAAAAGCTCAAAACACTTGAAAATGAAATTGAAAGATTTAAGAAATAGGGAAAGAGTCTTCAGAACTCACTCTCTTCTTCTCCCCCTGTTTCTTTTCCACTTTCTTTCTCTTTCTCAAGCTTGCTTGCGGCAATGACGTCATCAATTCTGAGTATCATTATTGCAGCTTCGCTTGCGCTCTTTATAGCCTGCCTCTTGACTCTCAATGGCTCAATGACCCCCCTCTCGAGCATGTCGGCTGGTTCTCCGGCAAAGACGTCAACACCAATTGTTGCACCCTTGTCCTTGTGAGCCGCAGTTACTTTCACTAAGACGTCAACTGGATCAAGTCCAGCGTTCTCTGCAAGGGTTCTTGGAATTACCTTCAATGCATCGGCGAAGGCTTCAATAGCAAGCTGCTCCTTGCCACCAACTTCTTTTGCATATTCGTCAAGCTTGATGGCAAGTTCGATCTCTGGAGCACCGCCACCAGCGACGATCTTTCCGTCCTCAACGATATCCTTGACGACTTTGAGGGCATCTTCAAGGGCTCTCTCGACTTCATCTACAACGTGCTCTGTTCCACCCCTGATGAGGATTGTAACTGCCTTTGGATTCTTGCAGCCCTCAACGAACACCATGTTCTCTCCTGCAACCTTCCTCTCCTCAACGAGCTCAGCATAACCTAAGTCCTCTGGTGTAAGGTCTCTTACGTTTGTGACAATCTTCGCACCTGTTGCTTTGGCGAGCTTTTCCATGTCGCTCTTCTTGACCCTTCTAACGGCGAGGATTCCTGCCTTTGCAAGGTAGTGTTGTGCTAAGTCGTCAATTCCCTTCTGGCAGAAGACAACGTTAGCCCCTGTGGCAATGATCTTGTCGACCATGTCCTTGATCATCTTCTCCTCTTGCTCAAGGAATGCCTGGAGTTGCTCTGGGCTTGTGATTCTAATCTCAGCGTCTGTTTCAGTCTCTTTGACTTCAAGTGCTTCATTGATAAGTGCGATCTTGGCGTTTTCGACCTTCTTTGGCATTCCTGGGTGGACTCTTTCCTTGTCGATAACGACACCCTTGATGAGCTGGGTGTCTCTTACACTTCCACCCTCCTTCTTCTCAAGCTTGATGTTATCAATGTCCACCACGTACTTGCCATCAACTTCCTCCGCAACTAGTTTTACAGCATCAACAGCAAGCTTTGCAAGGTATTCCCTCTCTTCCTCTGCCGCTTTTCCGGTTATGGCGGTTGTTGCTGCCTTCATTAGGATTTCTTCATCCATCGGGCTGACATCCTTTGCAATGCTCTCAAGTATCTCCTGAGCCTTTTCAGCTGCAAGGGTGTAACCCTTAACGATTATCGTTGGATGAATGTTCTGGTTGAGCAACTCCTCGGCTTTTCTTAAGAGCTCACCGGCGATGACCACAGCTGTTGTGGTTCCATCGCCAGCTTCCTTGTCTTGGGTCTTTGCAACTTCGACCATCATTTTGGCAGCTGGGTGCTGTATATCCATCTCGTCAAGAATAGTTGCACCGTCGTTTGTGATGACTATGTCACCAAGGCTGTCAACGAGCATTTTGTCCATACCCTTGGGACCAAGGGTGGTTCTTACGGTTTCAGCAACGATTCTTGCTGCAAGAATGTTCAATCTCTGGGCATCTCTTCCAACGTATCTCTGGGTTCCTTCGGGAAGAATCAATATTGGCTGGCCTGCAAGTTGGGCCATCTCCACCCACCTCCGACTTTTTTATTTCTTATCTGCAGGGAATTTTTAGTTACAATGTGTGTTCATCTCGATTATCCATTCCTTTGTGCTATTTATAAATTTTTCGGTCAACCTTTTTAAGCTACTCCTCAAACAACACATGGTGAAAAGGAGATGGAAGAGTTTAAAAAAGCACTAAAAAGTAAGGACTGCCAAAAAGTCCTCGAGTACCTTGATGATTACCTAGAAATTATTGAAAGTGAAAAGGAGCTCAGAGATCTCCTCCAAGAACTTGAGGAACTTGCCCCAGAATGTGAGGAAGAGGCTTATGAGCTCGCCCATGAAATAGCCCACGTCTATGCCCACTTAGATGAACTTGAGAAAGGATTGGAGGTTTACAAGAGATTAGTGGAGAAGTATAAAGGGCAAGGAGAAAAATACCTAGATGCCCTCTACCATCTTGCAGATGCCTATGAGCATTTTGGAATGCCAGATAAAGCTATAGAGACATATGAAAAACTTTTGGAACTTGAAAGGAAACTTGGAAATAAAAGAGAAGAAGCACTAACGCTGGCACACATTGCCATAAACTACGATGAACTTGAAGAAACAGAAAAAGCAATAGAATTAATGGAAAAAGCAAGTGCAATGTTTAGAGAGCTTGGCGATGAGAAGAACTACTTGGTAAGTTTGCTCGATTTAGCCCACTTTTTCTATGAGCTTGGCGACCATAAACGTGCTGAGGAGCTTGTCTCAGAAATCTTAAAAACTCCCAGAGATGTGGAGATTGAAATTAATGCACGGATAGTTGAGGCAGAAATAAAAGCCGCACAAGAGGACTTCAAAGGGGCATTTCAATCCCTTAAACTAGCTCTCCTAAAAGCCTTAGAAGTTGACGATGAAGAGCTTTTCAGCATTGCATTTGATGCACTGTACAATTTTATAACAGAGCTCTTCGAGGAAAAAATGTACAAAGAAGTTTATGAAAATATGGACAGCTTGGCAGATGCTTTTGAAGGGATAAATAAGGAATACGAAAAGTTCTTCAAGGCTGTAAAAGAGCTTGCAAAACTTAAAGAGGGCTTGGAAAATGAGTACACTAGAGCGTATGAAAGCATAGCTATAGAAGAGTTCAAAGAGCTGCTTGATGAACTCAAGAAGATTGGAACAAGCGTCTTAAGTATCAACCCTTAGCTCCTTGCTATTTTTTGTTAAAAATTTTTGAAAATACAAAAACTAAAAATCATTCAAAATCTGGAAACGGTCTCAACTTCAGCGCTTTCAACGTTTTCCACTTGAGTAAATGCTTCTGCAACTTCGTCGAAGGAGTATCCTTCAGCATCTTTTCCAAGCACATAAACCTTGAGGGCAACTAAACCAAATGCGATTGGCTCTCTGTCAATCTTGGAGATTCCATATTTGCCCCCAAATTTCTCCTCGAGTGTCTTTCTGATTGCTGCTTCTAATTCATCAAGGTTTACATCTGGATCGGTTGGCATAACCCTAATAACTCCTACCAGATTGAAATCGCTCATCTTCTTCACCTCAAGGTCCTTCCCATCCGCATTTGGGGCACTTGTAGGTTACCCCAAGGACACGACAGCTTTCACATCTCCATATAACTTCTTCCCCACAGTTTGGGCATATGAAGTGGGTAGCGTGCTCTCTTGGCGTTATCTCTTTTCCACATGATGTACACACGGGAATTGTCTCGGCCATTTCAAACCACCTCCTTAGAAATGAGGTTTTTATTATCGTGACTCCTAACGCAATAAAGGAAGCCTATTTATAAAACTTTCGAGGGGTCAGACCATGCGAGTCTCCTCATCCTTCGGTCGAAATCTCCCTCATCATCCCTAACAAAAATAAAAGAGAGGGCTTATAAACCTTCCCCAAAAGCTAAAAATCGTGCAAATTTCTGTTTGTATGCCAACACTTCCCTTATTTGCTTTTCATCCACACTCTCTGAGACGCTGATCTGCTTGTAAAGCATTTCAAGTTCTTTTAGTGCTCTTTCAAGTTCCATCTCTTTGTCTTTATAGCTTCTATTGGAACTCTTTATCTTGGCCAAAAGTTTGCCCCTCAGAAACGGCAACACCTCAAACGGCCGACCCATATAGGCCCAGTATATACCTTCCCTTAAAATTTCACCTAGAATTTCAATTTCAGAATAGTCCACCCTATTTTTCTTACCGATTGGTTTCCCACTCCCCCCTCACAGGTATCACCATCTTTAAGCAAACTTTATTGTTGATTAAATTTTTGGCTAGTTATTTGCCAAAATGTCGATGATTTAAAAGATATAGCTAATATTTTGCCAATTTAATGCCCAATCTTCTTGCACTATTTGTCATCGATCCAAATAAAGCAACGGAAGGGGGAAAGTTTATGGTGTTAAACTTTAATGAAACACTTTTCTCAGATTTCTGCAGCTTTCTCCATCGTGCTTAATCAAAATATTAATGCAATTTCTCGCAGTATTTACATAGAGACTCCATTTGTATCACAACCATGCCAAGGTATTTGTTAAGAGCCCCGCTGGAGATAGAGAAGCGTTATATCCCTTTATCCCACGCCCAAGTTTTACAGAAACGTAACTCTTAAATAGGTCTTTTGATGTATATCCTTATGCCATCATACACTAAGGCATGCAATACTGAAGAAAAAAATGAAGGAGGCCGAAATATATGAAGAGGTCCGGAATTTTGGCATTGCTGTTTGTGTTTGTTATGGCACTAAGCCCATTAGCTGCAGCACAAAAGGGTCCAGCAGCTGACGTTCTATACATTGGAATTAGAACCAACGAAGAAACCGGTATAACAGATGTTGCAAAAGGAGATCTAGATATCTTTCTCTGGGCTGTAGGAGGAGCATCATTCCAAAACTTGCCATCAGATGTCCTCAACAACTTAGAATTGATTAAAACCGCAAGCGGTTACAACGACATTGAAGTCAACCCCGTCCACGACGATGGCAACCCATACCTCATCACAGTTGGCGAGAAGAAATACTTCAACCCATTTGCAATTAGGGACATAAGGTACGCATTGAACTTCCTCATAAGTAGACAATACATAGTCCAAAACATCCTCCAAGGATCAGGACAACCAATGCTCGGCGGTATAAGACCAAGCACCGGTGCAAACGCATACTTCGAACCAGTATACAAGGCCATGGGAATTACAGCGGTTGCAGACATTGCCAAGTCACAACAGCTAGTTGAGAACGCAATGAAAAAGGCCGCAGATGAGTTAGCAAAACAAGGTTATGAACTTAAAAAAGGCAACGACGGATTCTGGTACTTCAACGGTGAGCCCGTCACGCTCAAATTCATCATCAGAATTGAAGACCACAGAAAAGACCTCGGTCTTTACGTTGCTGACTTGATTGAGAAATTCTGGGGCTTCAAGGTTGAAAGACTTCTCTGGGACAGAAGAAAGGCTTCAAGCACCGTATATGCCAGCGATCCAAAGAACTACCAGTGGAACATGTACACTGCTGGTTGGGTTTCAACAGTTAACATCAAGTGGCCAGACGATTATACTGCATGGTGGTACACAAGCTGGTATGGATGGCTCCCATCATCGGTAGGGTGGGAGATGCCAAGAGAAGAATTAATAACAGTAAAAGAACTTGTTGACGAGCTTGGAGGACCCGAGGCTGTTATCGAGAGCTTCCAGCTCAAGTACTACAACACCCCCGACAAGCTTGCTGAGCTCTACGACATGACAGAAGAGGAGATCACCAAGATTCTCGTTCTCGGTAGCGTTGACTTTAACGGCAAGACTTATGAGATGAAAGAGGGCAACGTTGACCAGTACTGGGACCTCCAGAAGATCTCAATGGCACTCGGTGTTAGAGACTCCCAAAAAGTATTCCTCATCGAAAGCTGGGAGTACTTCCCAGTCAACAAAGAGAGAGTTAAGGCAATCGCAAGAGACGTTTCCTCAGGATTGTGGACAAGATGGAGCCTAATCACAGCAGAAACCCCAGACAAAGTAGTAAAAGTCGCTGAATTCTCAGCAACAGGAGCACTCTTCATGAGCGCATTCAACCCAGTCGGCGGTATCGACGACGTTTACAGCTCAGCAATCTGGAGAGTAGTATATGATTACGCAATCTACACCGACCTCTCAACCGGAACCTACATCCCAGTCAGATGTGACTACAAAGTCGAGAGAGGGCCAGTTACAGTACCAGATGACGCTGTAGTTTACGACACTGTCCAAGACAAGTGGGTTGTTGCCCACGCTGGCGAAGAAGCAAAGGCAAAGATTACCTACGACTGTAAGTTCGGCAACTGGCACGATGGTCACCCAATGACCATGGCTGACATCAAGTACGCTGCCGCCTTCAGCTGGGAGTGGTCCACCAAAGATGGAGACGAGGACATTTACTACGATGACAAGCTTGCATCTGCCGCAGAGAGCCTTGCAAAGATCAAGGGTATCCAGTGGGTTGACGAGGACACTTATGTCGTCTATACTGACTTAACACACCCAGTTGCTGACGATGTAATGGCCAACATGAACGTCTTCTGGGCTTCACAACCATGGCAACTCCTCTATGCAGAAAGCGAACTCGTCGCCAAGGGAGAAGAATACGGAGTATCACAGAAGTACTCCTTCAGTGAGGAAGCAGAGGGTGTTGCACAGCTCGACCTCCTCGTGAAGGATCACGTTGCCGACTTGAAGAAGGTTCTCGAGGCCTTGAAGGCTAAAAAGGCCGTGCCAGCTGCAATTGCCAATGACATAAGCGACCCAACTGCCGGTTACAATGCAATAATCAACTGGATCAACAGCAAGGGACATGCCGTGATAAGCAATGGTCCATTCTACATTGAGAGCTATGATCCAGATAAGATCTTCCTCGAGTTAAGGGCATTCAGAGACCCAACATATCCGTTCGACCTTGACTACTGGAAGCAGAGATTAGTACTCGCAAAGCTCGAGCTCGCTGGAATTGAAGTCCCAACCAGAATATTCACTGGCGATGACTTAAAGGTTGCAGTTAAGGCCAACTTGCTTGAAGAGTACCCAGAGACCGGTAAAAAGCTTGCCGACAAGGGATTCGTCTTTGTTGAAGTGAAGAACGAGAAGGGACAAACAGTGTTCAGCGGTGAGGCTAAGCTCGCCACAGCTGGAAGCTTCGAAGTAACAATACCTGGTTCAGAGACTGCCAAGTGGGAGGCTGGAAGATACGAAGTTTACGTCAAAGGTGGACTAGAAGAGGGCGTTGTTTCATTCACCGACAAGAAGGCCCTGGTTGTCATCAAGAAAGAAGAAACAACATCACCATCACCAACGTCAAGCCCAAGCCCAACAAGCTCTCCGAGCCCAACGGCAACCGGAGGAATCTGCGGACCAGCGGCACTCGTAGGACTAACACTAATCCCGCTCCTACTAAGAAGAAAGAAGTGATTCCACCTCTTTAAATTTTTAATTTTGCAATTGTTTTTCTCTTCTTTTAATCGTGCATGCATATCCAGCCAGTAATGTAAAAGTGTCGTTTTGATAGCCATTTAAGCGTGTTTCTATGTCTCTGTTTGTGCTCATAAGCCCCTTACCGCAGACTGAATAGAAAAATATATAAAGTTTTACAAACTTGAAAATGTTGATGGATGATAAAAAGCCTCAATGTACACATTTGAATGGAGGTGTGTAAGTTGGGATATGGGAAATACATTGCTATTAGGCTCCTTAACGCGGTGCTGGTTCTTGCTCTAGTTACACTATTAGTTTCAGTGCTCTTTACGAAAGTTGCAGAGGAAGACATAAAATCCAGTATCCAAGAGCAAATAAACCTCAAACTTAGATCGAATCCTGAACTTCAAAAACAATTAGCCGCAGATCCAGAAAAGCTCCAAGAATGGTATCAAAGAGAATATAACAGACTTATTCGTGTGTATGAATTAGACAAGCCGTTTTGGGTCAGAGTAATAGAAAGAACAAAAGACACATTAACCCTCAATTTTGGAAATACAAAATCGCCAATCTTTGGTGAAACTGCAGTTAGTAAGATAATTGCAAAGGCGATCCCAAGAACCGTCATTTTGTTCACAACAGCAGAAATCTTTGTTATCTTAATAGGTCTCCTCTTGGGTGTAAAAGCAGCACAGATGGCAGGAAGCATATTGGACAGGGGAGTATCCATAATAGCAATGGTCACAAGCAGTATCCCAATGTGGTGGTTCGGAATGATGATGATTCTAATATTCTCATTCAAGATGGGCTGGTTCCCAAGTGGTGGAATGACTTCAATGCCACCCAAGGAAGGCTTTGCATATTACCTTGACGTCCTTTACCATATGATTCTTCCAGTGACCACAATAATCTTCGTTCTGTTTGGTGGATGGGCCTGGACAACAAGAAATATCATGATTGGTACAATGCAGGAAGACTTCATCATGGCAGCAAGAGCAAAGGGTGTTCCTGAAAGAAAAGTCATTTACGGTCACGCCCTCAGAGCTTCAGCTCCGCCAATAGTAACAATGACAATATTCAGCCTTCTTGGTTCAATAGGTGGTGCCATTATTACCGAGAGCGTTTTCAACTGGCCAGGAATGGGAAGATTGTATTGGACCGCTTTGCAGCAAAACGAGACTAGATTGTTAATGGGTGTAACTTTCGTTACAGTGGCATTATATTTGATAGCAATGATCATTGCAGATTTGGCTTATGGATATCTAGACCCAAGAGTCAAAGTTGGTGCATCCCAGCAAACATGAGGTGAAGAACCATGAGATGGGTTGATGTAAAGGAGAGCTTAAAGGATTTCTGGCTTGAATTTAGAAGACAAAAAGGTGGATTATTTGGACTAGCATTGCTTTTCCTGTTGATACTCACCGCCCTTGCAGCTCCATACATAACCGAGCCAGACATCCCCCAGAAGTGGACACAATACTGGGAAGGAAACCCCGTAACAGTGCCCCCTGTTTGGTATAACTACTTCACAACAAAAGAGCTTGCCCCTCACGAAGTTTTAACGGCAAATGACCTCAAGATAACCGCCAATGGGCAAGACATTGGTGGAGGAATGAAGTACTGTAGCTTTGAATTCACTTACGAGAACAATTACGACATACCTCCATCAGACATCATAATAAAAGACATTGGAGTTAAGCTGGCAAACATAAACTCCCCTGCTCAGATCGTTGTTACGGTGATGAGACCCGACGGAAACAAGATAGAGCTCCTAAACACTGACCTAAGAGAGGGCTCCATATATCAATTAGCAAAAGATGGAAAAGTTAAAGCCGCGGTATTCCAATGGGCATCTCAATTTGAAAACCCTGAGACGATCGCAGAAGGTGGGGAGACTCTAAAGAACACGATGGATACCATGAAAGTAATATTTGCCAAAGCCCAAGAGGGCATTCTAACAAACCCCGAAGCTCTTGAGGGAACATATACCTTCCAAGTAGAAATCTTTACATTCACAGAAGGAGATCAAATAGATTTAAGCACCACGCAGGTCATCCTCTCAGGAAGAACTTATGGGTTAATGGGAACCGATTATAAGGCTAGAGACCTCTGGGCAGGCCTTGTGTGGGGAACAAGAGTATCCCTCACGGTAGGTGTTACAGTAGCAGTTCTTACGGTCCTCATAGGTATCTTTTATGGAGTTACAAGTGCTTATCTCGGTGGATGGAAAGATGAGTTCATGCAGAGAGTTAACGAATTCTGGGCCTCAATTCCAACACTACCAATACTTATCCTCCTCGGCGCTGCGTTCAAGGGGCACGTTAGCCTTTGGACAATAGTCTTTCTAATGGTTGCATTCTACTGGACGGGAATTGCAAAGGTCGCCAGAAGTATGGCACTGCAGATTAAAGAACAAACTTATGTGGAAGCCGCAATTGCCCTCGGTGCCGGTACTGGAAGAATTATCTTCAAACACATAATGCCCCAGATTATGCCATATGCATTTGCAGCAATGGCCCTTAACGTTCCCGGTGCAGTTTTAACTGAAGCATCACTCAGCTTCCTTGGATTAGGTGATCCAACTGCAGTTACGTGGGGACAAATACTCTACGATGCGCAGACCCAGAGTGCTACAATTAACGGGTACTGGTGGTGGGTTATTCCACCAGGACTGGCAATTACATTAGTGGCATTCACCTTCGTGTTGATTGGTATCTCACTCGATAGAGTACTCAACCCAAGACTGAAGAGGCTGTGAGGTGGATAAAATGGCCAAGAATGTAATTGAAGTTAAGGATCTTAAAATGTACTATTTCACTTCAAGAGGACCTGTGAGAGCAGTTGACAACATCTCATTTGAGCTCAAAAAGGGTGAAGTTTTGGGCCTAGCAGGCGAAAGTGGATGTGGGAAATCTTCTCTTGGATTTACTTTAATGGGAATGCCAACACCTCCAGGAAAAATTGTTGGCGGAAGCATAAAAATAGATGGCAGAGAGATCGTTGGATTGCCTGAGGAAGTTCTCAGGAGAGAGATTAGATGGCAGAAAATCTCAATGATATTCCAGGGTGCCATGAACGCCCTAAATCCAGTTTACACTGTCGGATATCAAATGATAGAACCATTAATATACCACAAAGGTATGACGAAGGAAGAAGCCTTGGATAGGGCTATGAAATACCTAGAGCTGGTTGGACTTGCTCCCGAAATAGTTTATAGATATCCACACGAGCTCAGTGGTGGAATGAAGCAGAGAGTTGTTATTGCTACTTCACTGCTCCTCGAACCAGAAGTCATCATTGCGGATGAGCCAACGACAGCTTTAGATGTGGTTGTCCAAGCTCAGATCATAAACCTCATGAAGAGGCTGAAAAAAGAACTGGGTCTATCGATGATATTCATCACACACGATTTGAGCATTCTTGCAGAGATAAGCGATAGAGTAGCAATAATGTATGCAGGAAAAATAGTAGAAATTGGAGACAGCGAAAAGATATACTATGAGCCAGCTCATCCCTACACTCAAAAACTCCTAGCTGCAATCCCAAGGTTACATGAGGACGTCGAGAGGCTCGAGTTTATACCCGGACAACCACCCAACCTAATAAACCCACCCAGTGGATGTCGCTTCCACCCAAGATGTCCATACGCAATGCAACAATGTAAGGAACAAATCCCAGAACTGAAAGAGATTGAGAAAGATCACTATGCTGCATGCTGGTTGTTGTGAGGGATGAAAAATGGCGGAACCAATATTAAAGGTTGAGAACCTCAAGAAGTACTTCCCAATTAAGAGAGGCCTACTAGCGGGACTTAGAGGAGAGCCCCCCAGGTTCGTCAGAGCGGTAGATGGCGTTAGCTTTGAGGTTTATAAGCAAGAAGTCTTTGCACTGGTAGGAGAGAGCGGATGTGGAAAAACTACCACTGGAAAACTAGTAATGAAGCTATTAGAACCAACAGATGGAAAAATTTATCTTGAAGGGCAGGATGTGACAGAACTCAAAACTCAAGAGGAGATTAAGGCGTATAGAAGAAAAGTCCAGATGGTCTTTCAGGATCCGTTCTCCTCAATGAACCCGAGATTCAGAATATACGACGTATTAGAAGAACCACTCTTAATTCACGGAATCGGTGAGACAAAAGCAGAAAGAGAAGAACTTATTTACAAGGCACTTGAGATGGTTAAAATCGTTCCCCCTGAAGATTACGTGGGCAGACACCCGCACATGCTCTCTGGAGGACAGAGACAGAGAGTAGCTATTGCAAGAGCTTTGATACTTAACCCAACGTTCATAGTGGCAGATGAGCCAGTCTCGATGCTTGACGTCTCAATTAGAGCAGAAATCCTTGAATTGATGAAAGAGCTCAAAGAAAAGATGGGTGTTACGTACCTCTACATCACCCACGATCTATCAACAGCCAGATACTTTGCAGACCACATTGCGGTCATGTACCTAGGAAGAATTATTGAGATG
The Thermococcus sp. 2319x1 DNA segment above includes these coding regions:
- a CDS encoding zinc finger domain-containing protein — translated: MAETIPVCTSCGKEITPREHATHFICPNCGEEVIWRCESCRVLGVTYKCPKCGWEGP
- the thsB gene encoding thermosome subunit beta — encoded protein: MAQLAGQPILILPEGTQRYVGRDAQRLNILAARIVAETVRTTLGPKGMDKMLVDSLGDIVITNDGATILDEMDIQHPAAKMMVEVAKTQDKEAGDGTTTAVVIAGELLRKAEELLNQNIHPTIIVKGYTLAAEKAQEILESIAKDVSPMDEEILMKAATTAITGKAAEEEREYLAKLAVDAVKLVAEEVDGKYVVDIDNIKLEKKEGGSVRDTQLIKGVVIDKERVHPGMPKKVENAKIALINEALEVKETETDAEIRITSPEQLQAFLEQEEKMIKDMVDKIIATGANVVFCQKGIDDLAQHYLAKAGILAVRRVKKSDMEKLAKATGAKIVTNVRDLTPEDLGYAELVEERKVAGENMVFVEGCKNPKAVTILIRGGTEHVVDEVERALEDALKVVKDIVEDGKIVAGGGAPEIELAIKLDEYAKEVGGKEQLAIEAFADALKVIPRTLAENAGLDPVDVLVKVTAAHKDKGATIGVDVFAGEPADMLERGVIEPLRVKRQAIKSASEAAIMILRIDDVIAASKLEKEKESGKETGGEEESEF
- a CDS encoding elongation factor 1-beta; the encoded protein is MSDFNLVGVIRVMPTDPDVNLDELEAAIRKTLEEKFGGKYGISKIDREPIAFGLVALKVYVLGKDAEGYSFDEVAEAFTQVENVESAEVETVSRF
- a CDS encoding ABC transporter permease, encoding MRWVDVKESLKDFWLEFRRQKGGLFGLALLFLLILTALAAPYITEPDIPQKWTQYWEGNPVTVPPVWYNYFTTKELAPHEVLTANDLKITANGQDIGGGMKYCSFEFTYENNYDIPPSDIIIKDIGVKLANINSPAQIVVTVMRPDGNKIELLNTDLREGSIYQLAKDGKVKAAVFQWASQFENPETIAEGGETLKNTMDTMKVIFAKAQEGILTNPEALEGTYTFQVEIFTFTEGDQIDLSTTQVILSGRTYGLMGTDYKARDLWAGLVWGTRVSLTVGVTVAVLTVLIGIFYGVTSAYLGGWKDEFMQRVNEFWASIPTLPILILLGAAFKGHVSLWTIVFLMVAFYWTGIAKVARSMALQIKEQTYVEAAIALGAGTGRIIFKHIMPQIMPYAFAAMALNVPGAVLTEASLSFLGLGDPTAVTWGQILYDAQTQSATINGYWWWVIPPGLAITLVAFTFVLIGISLDRVLNPRLKRL
- a CDS encoding ABC transporter ATP-binding protein, with translation MAKNVIEVKDLKMYYFTSRGPVRAVDNISFELKKGEVLGLAGESGCGKSSLGFTLMGMPTPPGKIVGGSIKIDGREIVGLPEEVLRREIRWQKISMIFQGAMNALNPVYTVGYQMIEPLIYHKGMTKEEALDRAMKYLELVGLAPEIVYRYPHELSGGMKQRVVIATSLLLEPEVIIADEPTTALDVVVQAQIINLMKRLKKELGLSMIFITHDLSILAEISDRVAIMYAGKIVEIGDSEKIYYEPAHPYTQKLLAAIPRLHEDVERLEFIPGQPPNLINPPSGCRFHPRCPYAMQQCKEQIPELKEIEKDHYAACWLL
- a CDS encoding ABC transporter substrate-binding protein, which translates into the protein MALLFVFVMALSPLAAAQKGPAADVLYIGIRTNEETGITDVAKGDLDIFLWAVGGASFQNLPSDVLNNLELIKTASGYNDIEVNPVHDDGNPYLITVGEKKYFNPFAIRDIRYALNFLISRQYIVQNILQGSGQPMLGGIRPSTGANAYFEPVYKAMGITAVADIAKSQQLVENAMKKAADELAKQGYELKKGNDGFWYFNGEPVTLKFIIRIEDHRKDLGLYVADLIEKFWGFKVERLLWDRRKASSTVYASDPKNYQWNMYTAGWVSTVNIKWPDDYTAWWYTSWYGWLPSSVGWEMPREELITVKELVDELGGPEAVIESFQLKYYNTPDKLAELYDMTEEEITKILVLGSVDFNGKTYEMKEGNVDQYWDLQKISMALGVRDSQKVFLIESWEYFPVNKERVKAIARDVSSGLWTRWSLITAETPDKVVKVAEFSATGALFMSAFNPVGGIDDVYSSAIWRVVYDYAIYTDLSTGTYIPVRCDYKVERGPVTVPDDAVVYDTVQDKWVVAHAGEEAKAKITYDCKFGNWHDGHPMTMADIKYAAAFSWEWSTKDGDEDIYYDDKLASAAESLAKIKGIQWVDEDTYVVYTDLTHPVADDVMANMNVFWASQPWQLLYAESELVAKGEEYGVSQKYSFSEEAEGVAQLDLLVKDHVADLKKVLEALKAKKAVPAAIANDISDPTAGYNAIINWINSKGHAVISNGPFYIESYDPDKIFLELRAFRDPTYPFDLDYWKQRLVLAKLELAGIEVPTRIFTGDDLKVAVKANLLEEYPETGKKLADKGFVFVEVKNEKGQTVFSGEAKLATAGSFEVTIPGSETAKWEAGRYEVYVKGGLEEGVVSFTDKKALVVIKKEETTSPSPTSSPSPTSSPSPTATGGICGPAALVGLTLIPLLLRRKK
- a CDS encoding ABC transporter permease; this encodes MGYGKYIAIRLLNAVLVLALVTLLVSVLFTKVAEEDIKSSIQEQINLKLRSNPELQKQLAADPEKLQEWYQREYNRLIRVYELDKPFWVRVIERTKDTLTLNFGNTKSPIFGETAVSKIIAKAIPRTVILFTTAEIFVILIGLLLGVKAAQMAGSILDRGVSIIAMVTSSIPMWWFGMMMILIFSFKMGWFPSGGMTSMPPKEGFAYYLDVLYHMILPVTTIIFVLFGGWAWTTRNIMIGTMQEDFIMAARAKGVPERKVIYGHALRASAPPIVTMTIFSLLGSIGGAIITESVFNWPGMGRLYWTALQQNETRLLMGVTFVTVALYLIAMIIADLAYGYLDPRVKVGASQQT
- a CDS encoding lipopolysaccharide assembly protein LapB produces the protein MEEFKKALKSKDCQKVLEYLDDYLEIIESEKELRDLLQELEELAPECEEEAYELAHEIAHVYAHLDELEKGLEVYKRLVEKYKGQGEKYLDALYHLADAYEHFGMPDKAIETYEKLLELERKLGNKREEALTLAHIAINYDELEETEKAIELMEKASAMFRELGDEKNYLVSLLDLAHFFYELGDHKRAEELVSEILKTPRDVEIEINARIVEAEIKAAQEDFKGAFQSLKLALLKALEVDDEELFSIAFDALYNFITELFEEKMYKEVYENMDSLADAFEGINKEYEKFFKAVKELAKLKEGLENEYTRAYESIAIEEFKELLDELKKIGTSVLSINP